One stretch of Burkholderia pyrrocinia DNA includes these proteins:
- a CDS encoding alkaline phosphatase family protein: MISFFGKQRKMAAMVAGALALASMGAYAAQQDGDSQGGNDGHARRVVKHVLLISVDGLHEQDLARCIGANTCPNIAVLAKSGVTYTNAYTPGLSDSFPGLAALVTGGSPKTAGLFYDVSYDRNLYAPSDTTCSGKQGWNVVFDETTGIDAINGGKLVHLDGGGAFNPQAIPHARVGGQCVPVYPHNYLKTNTVFEAVKAGVPNAHTAWADKHAWGYDWLNGPSGTGVDDLMRTEINSIDPATNTAYTDVYSHTARFDNLHVQALINQIEGRDSTGTKSAPVPTLFGANFQTLSVAQKSPVAKGGGYLDADFTPNGQVANAITYVDNSIGHVVAALKQANLYTSTAVIVTAKHGQSPTDRTKLVKNGDTLTKLLEANNYLDPNGNFGQNNTSTGNLNDGSGLVGTGFVQTDDVGLIWLRDRSQRTAVVQTLKANLGCNAPGICADGSQAYILYGAALADRFGDPANGRTPDIIVQPNPGVIYTSSTKKDEEHGGNAPDDSHLGLLVSYPGIHRARTVNDLVGTKQVAPTILELLGADPRLLHAVVAENTRVLPGLGIGR, translated from the coding sequence ATGATTTCGTTCTTCGGTAAGCAGCGGAAGATGGCCGCGATGGTGGCGGGCGCGCTGGCGCTCGCAAGCATGGGCGCGTACGCGGCGCAGCAGGACGGCGACAGTCAGGGCGGGAACGACGGCCACGCGCGCCGCGTCGTGAAGCACGTGCTGCTGATCAGCGTCGACGGCCTGCACGAGCAGGATCTCGCGCGCTGTATCGGCGCGAACACGTGTCCGAACATCGCGGTGCTCGCCAAGAGCGGCGTGACGTACACGAATGCGTACACGCCCGGCCTGTCTGATTCGTTCCCGGGCCTCGCGGCGCTCGTGACGGGCGGCTCGCCGAAGACGGCCGGCCTGTTCTACGACGTGTCGTACGACCGCAACCTGTATGCGCCGAGCGACACGACGTGCTCGGGCAAGCAGGGCTGGAACGTCGTGTTCGACGAAACGACCGGCATCGACGCGATCAACGGCGGCAAGCTCGTGCACCTCGACGGCGGCGGCGCGTTCAACCCGCAGGCGATCCCGCATGCGCGCGTGGGCGGCCAGTGCGTGCCGGTCTATCCGCACAACTACCTGAAGACCAACACGGTGTTCGAGGCCGTGAAGGCCGGCGTGCCGAATGCGCACACCGCGTGGGCCGACAAGCACGCGTGGGGCTACGACTGGCTGAACGGCCCGTCAGGCACCGGCGTCGACGATCTGATGCGCACCGAGATCAACTCGATCGACCCGGCGACGAACACCGCGTACACGGACGTCTACTCGCACACCGCGCGCTTCGACAACCTGCACGTGCAGGCGCTGATCAACCAGATCGAAGGCCGCGATTCGACGGGCACCAAGAGCGCGCCGGTGCCGACGCTGTTCGGCGCCAACTTCCAGACGCTGAGCGTCGCGCAGAAGTCGCCGGTCGCGAAGGGCGGCGGGTATCTCGATGCGGATTTCACGCCGAACGGTCAGGTCGCGAATGCGATCACGTATGTCGACAACTCGATCGGCCATGTCGTCGCGGCGCTGAAGCAGGCCAACCTGTACACGTCGACGGCCGTGATCGTCACGGCGAAGCACGGCCAGTCGCCGACCGACCGCACGAAGCTCGTGAAGAACGGCGACACGCTGACGAAGCTGCTCGAAGCGAACAACTACCTCGACCCGAACGGCAACTTCGGCCAGAACAACACGTCGACGGGCAACCTGAACGACGGGTCGGGCCTGGTCGGCACGGGCTTCGTGCAGACCGACGACGTCGGCCTGATCTGGCTGCGCGACCGCAGCCAGCGCACGGCCGTCGTGCAGACGCTGAAGGCGAACCTCGGCTGCAACGCGCCGGGGATCTGCGCGGACGGCTCGCAGGCCTACATCCTGTACGGCGCGGCGCTCGCCGACCGCTTCGGTGATCCGGCCAACGGCCGTACGCCGGACATCATCGTCCAGCCGAATCCGGGCGTGATCTATACGTCGAGCACGAAGAAGGACGAGGAGCACGGCGGCAACGCGCCGGACGACAGCCACCTCGGCCTGCTCGTGTCGTACCCGGGCATCCATCGCGCGCGCACCGTGAACGATCTGGTCGGCACGAAGCAGGTCGCGCCGACGATCCTCGAGCTGCTCGGCGCCGATCCGCGCCTGCTGCATGCGGTCGTGGCCGAGAACACGCGCGTGCTGCCGGGGCTCGGTATCGGGCGTTGA
- a CDS encoding LysR family transcriptional regulator, whose amino-acid sequence MKHLFPNIAELHAFASSVKYLNFSYAARELGLTPSAVSRQIANLEALFGVKLFVREGRNLTLTRAGQVYHARVIGPLREIGNASIELLSARENSDLLTIASVPTFTTKWLVPRLARFLAVAPGVTLSFRRHLAHGDVFPFGLDAAIRYGDGAWEGVRCDYLDGRTFVPVCSREFAARHALRTPADAASAPRLVHEQAEIAWSMWAERHRAAHMNALSGPRFEQYSVLIQAAQAGLGLALVPRFLIVDTLATGALVEPFDAPVDVDAQGHYLCYAPERLETSAALRRFREWMLDECANE is encoded by the coding sequence GTGAAGCACCTGTTTCCCAACATCGCGGAGCTGCACGCGTTCGCGAGTTCCGTGAAGTACCTGAATTTCTCGTATGCGGCCCGCGAGCTCGGCCTGACGCCGAGCGCGGTCAGCCGGCAGATCGCGAATCTCGAGGCGCTGTTCGGCGTCAAGCTGTTCGTGCGCGAGGGGCGCAATCTCACGCTCACGCGGGCCGGGCAGGTCTATCACGCGCGCGTGATCGGCCCGCTGCGCGAGATCGGCAACGCGTCGATCGAATTGCTGAGCGCGCGCGAGAACAGCGATCTGCTGACGATCGCGAGCGTGCCGACCTTCACGACGAAGTGGCTGGTGCCGCGGCTCGCGCGCTTCCTGGCCGTCGCGCCGGGTGTCACGCTGAGTTTTCGCCGCCATCTGGCCCACGGCGACGTGTTTCCGTTCGGACTCGACGCGGCGATCCGCTATGGCGACGGCGCATGGGAAGGCGTGCGCTGCGATTACCTGGACGGCCGGACGTTCGTGCCGGTCTGTTCCCGTGAATTCGCGGCGCGGCATGCGCTGCGCACGCCGGCCGACGCGGCATCCGCGCCGCGGCTGGTGCACGAGCAGGCGGAGATCGCGTGGTCGATGTGGGCGGAGCGCCATCGCGCGGCCCACATGAACGCGCTGTCAGGGCCGCGCTTCGAACAGTATTCGGTGCTGATCCAGGCCGCGCAGGCCGGGCTCGGGCTCGCGCTCGTGCCGCGCTTCCTGATCGTCGACACGCTCGCAACCGGCGCGCTCGTCGAACCGTTCGACGCCCCCGTCGACGTCGACGCGCAAGGGCACTACCTGTGCTACGCGCCGGAGCGCCTGGAGACGAGCGCTGCGTTGCGGCGCTTCAGGGAATGGATGCTCGACGAATGCGCGAACGAATGA